A stretch of the Acanthochromis polyacanthus isolate Apoly-LR-REF ecotype Palm Island chromosome 22, KAUST_Apoly_ChrSc, whole genome shotgun sequence genome encodes the following:
- the LOC127530214 gene encoding uncharacterized protein LOC127530214 isoform X1, whose translation MKYEGLNDSWRRRRRWRSHIGSLTLWMLIWCLNNAVCGLDVEGSVGGTVVLPCIYSDPLPPTFSVYWRDKDDLSVLDIVKSSENKTSQHQRFRQRVSSFPQLYRDGNFSVEMKELKLEDQGPYECEVLGAQFKRKVTLKVSDVQKVSPTRPSNAAADWSTRPLTLISALLVSDQSSPRLCGIFFSKRHSSFLFFKIDVSQRHLNASL comes from the exons atgaaatatgaaggTTTAAATGACTcctggagaaggaggaggagatggaggagccACATTGGGAG tctCACCCTTTGGATGCTGATCTGGTGTTTAAATAACG CGGTGTGTGGGTTGGATGTAGAAGGTTCCGTCGGTGGAACCGTGGTTCTCCCCTGCATCTACAGCGACCCTCTTCCCCCCACCTTCTCCGTCTACTGGAGGGACAAAGACGACCTGAGCGTCCTGGACATCGTCAAGAGCTCAGAGAATAAAACGTCTCAGCACCAGAGGTTCAGACAACGAGTGTCCAGCTTCCCCCAGCTCTACCGCGATGGGAACTTCTCCGTGGAGATGAAGGAACTGAAACTAGAGGACCAGGGGCCCTACGAGTGTGAGGTCCTCGGAGCCCAGTTCAAGAGGAAGGTCACTCTGAAGGTCTCTG atgttcaaAAGGTGTCTCCGACTCGTCCGTCTaatgctgcagctgattggTCGACCCGCCCTCTGACGCTGATCTCTGCTCTACTGGTGTCAG ATCAAAGTTCTCCTCGTCTTTGTGGAATTTTCTTCTCAAAACGTCACTCCAGTTTCCTGTTCTTCAAGATCGATGTTTCCCAGCGACACCTGAACGCCTCGCTGTGA
- the LOC127530214 gene encoding uncharacterized protein LOC127530214 isoform X2 — MLIWCLNNAVCGLDVEGSVGGTVVLPCIYSDPLPPTFSVYWRDKDDLSVLDIVKSSENKTSQHQRFRQRVSSFPQLYRDGNFSVEMKELKLEDQGPYECEVLGAQFKRKVTLKVSDVQKVSPTRPSNAAADWSTRPLTLISALLVSDQSSPRLCGIFFSKRHSSFLFFKIDVSQRHLNASL, encoded by the exons ATGCTGATCTGGTGTTTAAATAACG CGGTGTGTGGGTTGGATGTAGAAGGTTCCGTCGGTGGAACCGTGGTTCTCCCCTGCATCTACAGCGACCCTCTTCCCCCCACCTTCTCCGTCTACTGGAGGGACAAAGACGACCTGAGCGTCCTGGACATCGTCAAGAGCTCAGAGAATAAAACGTCTCAGCACCAGAGGTTCAGACAACGAGTGTCCAGCTTCCCCCAGCTCTACCGCGATGGGAACTTCTCCGTGGAGATGAAGGAACTGAAACTAGAGGACCAGGGGCCCTACGAGTGTGAGGTCCTCGGAGCCCAGTTCAAGAGGAAGGTCACTCTGAAGGTCTCTG atgttcaaAAGGTGTCTCCGACTCGTCCGTCTaatgctgcagctgattggTCGACCCGCCCTCTGACGCTGATCTCTGCTCTACTGGTGTCAG ATCAAAGTTCTCCTCGTCTTTGTGGAATTTTCTTCTCAAAACGTCACTCCAGTTTCCTGTTCTTCAAGATCGATGTTTCCCAGCGACACCTGAACGCCTCGCTGTGA
- the LOC127530215 gene encoding diphthamide biosynthesis protein 3-like yields MSVFHDEVEIEDFEYDEDTETFHFPCPCGDRFAITKEDLENGEEVATCPSCSLIVRVIYDKELFMSGEVVEAPSESRLELLQS; encoded by the exons ATGTCGGTGTTTCACGACGAGGTGGAGATCGAGGACTTTGAGTACGACGAGGACACGGAGACGTTCCACTTCCCGTGTCCCTGCGGGGACAGATTCGCGATCACGAAG gagGACCTGGAGAACGGTGAGGAGGTGGCGACGTGTCCAAGCTGCTCTCTGATCGTCAGAGTGATCTACGATAAG GAGTTGTTCATGTCCGGAGAAGTGGTTGAAGCTCCGTCAGAGTCCAGACTGGAGCTGCTCCAGTCCTGA
- the LOC127531823 gene encoding claudin-22-like, producing MSERADGVLQLLAVSVAAAGWLSALAATLMTSWLTLSTELLPSETYHLGLWETCVVQDLGLLECRPYDGLLGLPPDIKLARVLMCGSLGAGLLAVLLAIPGLGLVNGCWGHAGRKTALRAAGGVLVLLAGVLGLVPASYVAHLTVLRFFDPSLPDVVPRWEFGDALFCGWTGGVLQLVAGALLLASCMWRCSGHAHRLPVATTTRSHGSRMEYV from the coding sequence ATGTCGGAGCGGGCGGACGGAGTCCTGCAGCTGCTGGCGGTGTCGGTGGCGGCGGCCGGCTGGCTGAGCGCTCTGGCTGCCACCCTGATGACCTCGTGGCTCACGCTGTCCACTGAGCTGCTGCCCAGCGAGACCTACCATCTGGGCCTGTGGGAGACCTGCGTGGTCCAGGACCTGGGGCTGCTGGAGTGCCGGCCCTACGACGGCCTGCTGGGCCTGCCGCCCGACATCAAGCTGGCCCGTGTCCTGATGTGCGGCTCTCTGGGCGCCGGGCTGCTGGCCGTCCTGCTGGCCATCCCCGGCCTCGGCCTGGTCAACGGCTGCTGGGGTCACGCCGGCCGGAAGACGGCTCTGAGGGCGGCGGGCGGCGTCCTGGTCCTGCTGGCCGGCGTGCTGGGCCTGGTCCCGGCGTCCTACGTGGCCCACCTCACCGTGCTGCGCTTCTTCGACCCATCGCTGCCCGACGTGGTTCCTCGCTGGGAGTTTGGAGACGCGCTGTTCTGTGGCTGGACGGGCGGTGTTCTGCAGCTGGTGGCCGGAGCGCTGCTGCTGGCGTCCTGCATGTGGCGCTGCAGTGGCCACGCCCACCGACTGCCTGTCGCCACGACGACCAGGAGCCACGGCAGCAGGATGGAGTACGTCTGA